A DNA window from Hemibagrus wyckioides isolate EC202008001 linkage group LG11, SWU_Hwy_1.0, whole genome shotgun sequence contains the following coding sequences:
- the LOC131361754 gene encoding uncharacterized protein LOC131361754, whose protein sequence is MKPHQTSPHSPPPIATPNPTKPLPIPLHQESHETPPNLSPFPSTNSHTKPHQTSPHSPPPRPHQTPPNLSSFPSTNSHTKPHQTSPHSPPPIATPNPTKPLPIPLHQESHETPPNLSPFPSTKSHMKPHQTSPHSPPPIATPNPTKPLPTPLHQQSHETRPNLAPFPSTNSHTKPHHTSPHPPPPRVT, encoded by the exons ATGAAACCCCACCAAACCTCTCCCCATTCCCCTCCACCAATAGCCACACCAAACCCCACCAAACCTCTCCCCATTCCCCTCCACCAAGAGTCACATGAAACCCCACCAAACCTCTCCCCATTCCCCTCCACCAATAGCCACACCAAACCCCACCAAACCTCTCCCCATTCCCCTCCACCAAGA CCACACCAAACCCCACCAAacctctcctcattcccctccaccAATAGCCACACCAAACCCCACCAAACCTCTCCCCATTCCCCTCCACCAATAGCCACACCAAACCCCACCAAACCTCTCCCCATTCCCCTCCACCAAGAGTCACATGAAACCCCACCAAACCTCTCCCCATTCCCCTCCACCAAGAGTCACATGAAACCCCACCAAACCTCTCCCCATTCCCCTCCACCAATAGCCACACCAAACCCCACCAAACCTCTCCCCACTCCCCTCCACCAACAGTCACATGAAACCCGACCAAACCTCGCCCCCTTCCCCTCCACCAATAGCCACACCAAACCCCACCATACCTCTCCCCATCCCCCTCCACCAAGAGTCACATGA